From the genome of Streptomyces sp. NBC_01260, one region includes:
- a CDS encoding dipeptidase, with product MFEELHHRAVVADAHNDLLCAVAARPPKRWGSFFRERWLPQLRSGGIDLQVLPVFIDAPYQPEGALRQTLRMIECAHVLAEENADQVALCLTGADIDAALAQDRIALVLALESAPGVDASTELFSTMHRLGVRMASIAHWGRTPLADGSREDATGSRLTAPGVEAVREMERLGILFDISHLGQSGVSHVLELATRPVIASHSCARALRDHHRNLTDEQIRGVAATGGLVSVAFVPDFLTDTQDKVHVDRIVDHIEHIVSVAGVDHVGIGADFVREVIADTTPPCCEEFADADDPSFTFPEMEAPADLPRLTEALLARGLPESDILKIIGGNLRALLGAYI from the coding sequence GGAGCGCTGGCTGCCTCAACTGCGCTCGGGCGGAATCGACTTGCAGGTACTGCCCGTGTTCATCGACGCGCCGTACCAGCCCGAGGGCGCACTGCGGCAGACCCTGCGGATGATCGAGTGCGCCCACGTCCTGGCCGAGGAGAACGCCGATCAGGTCGCGCTGTGCCTCACCGGCGCGGACATCGATGCCGCCCTCGCCCAGGACAGGATCGCTCTCGTACTCGCGCTCGAAAGCGCCCCCGGCGTCGACGCCTCCACCGAGCTCTTCTCGACCATGCACCGCCTCGGCGTACGCATGGCCTCCATCGCCCACTGGGGCCGCACCCCGCTCGCCGACGGCAGCCGGGAGGACGCCACGGGCAGCCGCCTCACCGCCCCCGGTGTCGAGGCCGTACGCGAGATGGAGCGCCTCGGGATTCTCTTCGACATCTCCCACCTCGGTCAGAGCGGCGTCTCGCACGTCCTGGAGCTGGCCACCCGTCCCGTGATCGCCTCCCACTCCTGCGCTCGCGCCCTGCGCGACCACCACCGCAATCTGACCGACGAGCAGATCCGCGGTGTGGCGGCGACCGGGGGGCTGGTCTCGGTGGCGTTCGTACCCGACTTCCTCACCGACACCCAGGACAAAGTCCACGTCGACAGGATCGTCGATCACATCGAGCACATCGTCTCCGTGGCCGGTGTCGACCATGTCGGCATCGGCGCCGACTTCGTCCGCGAGGTCATCGCCGACACCACTCCGCCCTGCTGCGAGGAGTTCGCGGACGCCGACGACCCCTCTTTCACCTTCCCCGAGATGGAAGCCCCGGCCGACCTGCCCCGGCTGACCGAGGCCCTGCTCGCCCGCGGGTTGCCCGAGAGCGACATCCTCAAGATCATCGGTGGCAATCTGCGCGCACTCCTCGGCGCGTACATCTGA
- a CDS encoding M20 family metallopeptidase codes for MTPETLLIADIERLVRCESPSEDLEAVARSAEVVAAVGAARMGAEPERIVINGRTHLRWRFGDRPRVLVLGHHDTVWPTGTLERLPYGIRDGVLRGPGCFDMKAGLAMAFHAVAALDDNAGVSVLVTGDEEPGSPTSRELIEDEARGCDAVLVLEAAGPGGALKTERKGVSRYEVRVTGRAAHAGLEPEKGVNAALESAHQILAVAALGGRGTTVTPTTARAGTTVNTVPESAVFSVDVRTWTQEEQDRVHGAMLALRPHLDGAEVEVRGGPNRPPLQAEASKDLFELACRLSAEPLASTAVGGASDGNLTAGIGIPTLDGLGAVGGGAHADDEHLVVAELPVRTRLLTDILHCLLGRNQGARSVRADQLPTTSD; via the coding sequence ATGACACCGGAAACCCTGCTGATCGCCGATATCGAACGACTCGTCCGCTGCGAGTCGCCGTCCGAGGACCTGGAAGCGGTCGCCCGCAGTGCGGAGGTGGTCGCGGCGGTCGGAGCCGCGCGGATGGGGGCGGAGCCCGAGCGGATCGTCATCAACGGCCGGACCCATCTGCGCTGGCGGTTCGGCGACCGGCCCAGGGTGCTGGTACTCGGCCACCACGACACGGTGTGGCCGACCGGCACGCTGGAGCGGCTCCCGTACGGAATCCGGGACGGCGTTCTGCGCGGGCCCGGCTGCTTCGACATGAAGGCCGGGCTGGCGATGGCCTTCCACGCGGTGGCCGCGCTGGACGACAACGCGGGCGTGAGCGTGCTGGTCACCGGTGACGAGGAGCCGGGATCGCCGACCTCGCGTGAGCTCATCGAGGACGAGGCACGCGGGTGCGACGCCGTGCTGGTGCTGGAAGCCGCGGGCCCCGGCGGGGCGCTGAAGACCGAGCGCAAGGGCGTGTCCCGCTACGAGGTCCGTGTCACCGGGCGGGCGGCCCATGCCGGGCTCGAACCGGAGAAGGGGGTGAACGCGGCCCTGGAATCGGCCCATCAGATCCTGGCCGTGGCCGCGCTGGGCGGCAGAGGCACCACCGTGACCCCGACCACGGCCAGGGCGGGCACCACGGTGAACACGGTCCCGGAAAGCGCCGTCTTCTCGGTGGACGTACGGACGTGGACCCAGGAGGAGCAGGACCGGGTCCATGGCGCCATGCTCGCTCTGCGGCCGCACCTCGACGGCGCCGAGGTGGAGGTGCGGGGCGGCCCCAACCGCCCGCCCCTCCAGGCCGAGGCGTCCAAGGACCTGTTCGAGCTGGCCTGCCGGCTCTCGGCCGAGCCGCTCGCGTCCACGGCGGTCGGCGGCGCCTCCGACGGCAATCTGACCGCGGGCATCGGCATCCCCACCCTGGACGGACTGGGCGCGGTGGGCGGTGGAGCCCACGCCGATGACGAACACCTCGTCGTCGCAGAACTTCCCGTACGCACACGACTGTTGACGGACATCCTGCACTGTCTGCTCGGACGAAATCAGGGCGCCCGTTCCGTCCGGGCGGACCAGCTGCCCACGACGAGCGACTGA